The Streptomyces sp. P9-A4 genome contains a region encoding:
- a CDS encoding helix-turn-helix domain-containing protein, with product MDAAQQEATARARELQRSWYGEPLGALFRRLIDDLGLNQARLAAVLGLSAPMLSQLMSGQRAKIGNPAVVQRVQALQELAVQVADGSVSAAEAADRMDEVKKSQGGSVLTGTGQTTTGSGAPTVRRVVREIQSLLRSVAAAGDIIDAADSLAPAHPELAEFLRVYGAGRTADAVAHYESHQN from the coding sequence ATGGACGCAGCGCAGCAGGAAGCCACGGCAAGAGCCAGAGAGCTTCAGCGCAGTTGGTACGGGGAGCCGCTGGGGGCGCTCTTCCGTCGGCTGATCGACGATCTCGGGCTCAACCAGGCCAGGCTCGCGGCCGTGCTCGGGCTCTCCGCGCCCATGCTGTCCCAGCTGATGAGCGGCCAGCGGGCCAAGATCGGCAACCCCGCCGTCGTCCAGCGCGTCCAGGCCCTCCAGGAGCTCGCCGTCCAGGTCGCCGACGGCAGCGTCAGCGCCGCCGAGGCCGCCGACCGGATGGACGAGGTCAAGAAGTCGCAGGGCGGCTCCGTCCTCACCGGCACCGGTCAGACCACCACCGGCTCGGGCGCGCCGACCGTCCGCCGGGTGGTCCGCGAGATCCAGTCGCTGCTGCGCTCCGTAGCCGCGGCCGGCGACATCATCGACGCCGCCGACTCCCTCGCCCCGGCCCACCCGGAGCTGGCAGAGTTCCTCCGGGTGTACGGCGCGGGGCGCACGGCGGACGCGGTCGCCCACTACGAGTCGCACCAGAACTGA
- a CDS encoding serine/threonine-protein kinase: protein MGEVFAGRYELVDPIGRGGAGAVWRAWDHRRRRYVAAKVLLQSDAHTLLRFVREQAMRIDHPHVLAPASWAADDDKVLFTMDLVAGGSLAHVIGDYGPLPPRFVCVLLDQLLSGLATVHAEGVVHRDIKPANILMDVTGTGRPHLRLSDFGISMRKGEPRLTETNYVVGTPGYFAPEQLLGAEPDFTADLFAVGLVALYLLQGRKPDSQALVAHFVEHGTPSAPEGVPEPLWQVLAGLLQPDPQARFRTATGARKALSAAAEMLPEPRADEEREERVEIFDQLGPLPTGFGPEGPTTATSATAGPATMTATAAPAAASTTAATTPPPAPPTDLPGTTGPATGSTAPAGTTPPTAPLPAPAHPPMPSPSETGSFHLPPPVAHPNPAFARTPTVGTPYGQTPVHPYAAPPAPFPPHTPPAHPSPQAAYTPYAPQASHAPQAPQTAPVRRPGPPPKVTVPVLLLALVCFAVGFWALSQT from the coding sequence ATGGGTGAGGTCTTCGCCGGGCGGTACGAGCTGGTCGACCCGATCGGACGGGGCGGGGCGGGCGCCGTGTGGCGCGCCTGGGACCACCGCCGCCGGCGCTACGTGGCGGCCAAGGTGCTCCTGCAGAGCGACGCCCACACGCTGCTCCGCTTCGTCCGCGAGCAGGCGATGCGGATCGACCATCCGCACGTCCTCGCCCCGGCCAGCTGGGCCGCCGACGACGACAAGGTCCTCTTCACCATGGACCTCGTCGCCGGCGGCTCCCTGGCCCATGTCATCGGCGACTACGGCCCGCTGCCGCCCCGCTTCGTCTGCGTCCTGCTCGACCAGCTGCTCTCCGGCCTCGCCACGGTGCACGCCGAGGGGGTCGTCCACCGGGACATCAAGCCCGCGAACATCCTCATGGACGTCACCGGCACGGGCCGGCCGCACCTGCGGCTCTCCGACTTCGGCATCTCCATGCGGAAGGGCGAGCCGCGCCTCACCGAGACCAACTACGTCGTGGGGACGCCCGGATATTTCGCGCCCGAGCAACTCCTCGGCGCCGAGCCGGACTTCACCGCCGACCTGTTCGCCGTCGGCCTGGTCGCGCTCTATCTCCTCCAGGGCCGCAAGCCGGACTCGCAGGCCCTGGTCGCACACTTCGTCGAGCACGGCACCCCCAGCGCCCCCGAGGGCGTCCCGGAGCCCCTGTGGCAGGTGCTCGCGGGGCTGCTCCAGCCCGATCCGCAGGCCCGTTTCCGTACGGCCACGGGGGCGCGGAAGGCGCTGAGCGCGGCCGCCGAGATGCTGCCCGAGCCACGCGCCGACGAGGAGCGTGAGGAGCGGGTCGAGATCTTCGACCAGCTCGGCCCCCTGCCGACGGGCTTCGGCCCGGAGGGCCCCACGACCGCCACGTCCGCCACAGCGGGCCCAGCCACCATGACCGCCACAGCGGCCCCAGCCGCCGCATCCACCACGGCGGCCACCACCCCGCCGCCGGCACCCCCCACGGACCTGCCCGGAACCACCGGCCCGGCGACCGGATCCACCGCCCCGGCAGGTACCACGCCCCCCACGGCCCCCCTCCCCGCCCCGGCCCACCCGCCGATGCCCAGCCCCTCCGAGACGGGCAGCTTCCACCTGCCCCCGCCGGTCGCGCACCCGAACCCCGCCTTCGCGCGGACGCCCACCGTGGGAACCCCGTACGGACAGACCCCCGTTCACCCCTACGCCGCGCCGCCCGCGCCCTTCCCGCCGCACACTCCGCCCGCACACCCGTCCCCGCAGGCCGCGTACACCCCGTACGCCCCACAGGCTTCGCACGCCCCACAGGCCCCGCAGACCGCCCCCGTACGCCGACCGGGACCGCCCCCGAAGGTGACGGTCCCGGTGCTGCTGCTCGCGCTGGTCTGCTTCGCGGTCGGCTTCTGGGCCCTCTCCCAGACCTGA
- a CDS encoding DLW-39 family protein translates to MKKLLLVALAAIGGLLVYRQIQADRAEQDLWTEATDSVPAGSGV, encoded by the coding sequence GTGAAGAAGCTTCTCCTGGTCGCACTGGCCGCCATCGGCGGGCTCCTCGTGTACCGCCAGATCCAGGCGGATCGCGCCGAGCAGGATCTGTGGACGGAGGCGACCGACTCCGTGCCCGCAGGTTCGGGTGTCTGA
- a CDS encoding DUF3566 domain-containing protein — MTDTRGQQPPYETYNGPLPGERAGAQQPGGPYHPPQAYGASAPGGGGTVGGQTGAVRRPRTGARTTPRTRKARLRVAKADPWSVMKVSFLLSIALGICTIVAAAVLWMVMDAMGVFSTVGGTISEATGSNESNGFDLQSFLSLPRVLMFTSVIAVIDVVLMTALATLGAFIYNLSAGFVGGVELTLAEDE, encoded by the coding sequence GTGACGGACACTCGGGGGCAGCAGCCCCCGTACGAGACCTACAACGGGCCGCTGCCCGGCGAACGCGCGGGTGCGCAGCAGCCGGGCGGTCCGTACCACCCGCCGCAGGCGTACGGTGCCTCGGCGCCGGGCGGCGGCGGTACGGTCGGCGGCCAGACCGGGGCCGTGCGCCGGCCGCGTACGGGGGCACGCACGACGCCCCGTACGCGCAAGGCGCGGCTGCGGGTGGCCAAGGCCGATCCATGGTCGGTGATGAAGGTGAGCTTCCTGCTCTCCATCGCACTGGGCATCTGCACGATCGTCGCTGCGGCGGTGCTGTGGATGGTCATGGACGCCATGGGCGTCTTCTCGACGGTCGGCGGGACGATCAGCGAGGCCACGGGCTCGAACGAGTCCAACGGCTTCGATCTGCAGTCGTTCCTGTCGCTGCCGCGGGTGCTGATGTTCACCTCGGTGATCGCCGTGATCGACGTGGTCCTGATGACCGCGCTGGCGACGCTGGGCGCGTTCATCTACAACCTGTCGGCCGGCTTCGTCGGCGGTGTGGAACTCACGCTCGCCGAGGACGAATGA
- a CDS encoding DUF4406 domain-containing protein, with translation MTDKPMLILIAGPYRSGTAGDQQAMAANLARLEEAAWPVFAAGHLPVIGEWIALPVLRSAGAGPADPLADEVLYPTADRLLAHCDAVLRLPGDSAGADQDVATARRRGLPVFHHADEIPRRTPREAV, from the coding sequence ATGACCGACAAGCCGATGCTCATCCTCATCGCCGGGCCCTACCGCTCCGGCACCGCAGGCGACCAGCAGGCCATGGCCGCGAACCTCGCCCGCCTCGAAGAGGCGGCCTGGCCGGTGTTCGCCGCCGGACACCTCCCCGTGATCGGGGAGTGGATCGCCCTGCCCGTCCTGCGCTCGGCCGGCGCCGGCCCCGCCGATCCCCTCGCCGACGAGGTCCTCTACCCGACCGCCGACCGCCTGCTCGCCCACTGCGACGCCGTGCTCCGGCTCCCCGGCGACTCCGCGGGCGCCGACCAGGACGTCGCCACCGCCCGCCGCCGCGGCCTGCCGGTCTTCCACCACGCGGACGAGATCCCGCGCCGCACCCCGCGGGAGGCCGTGTGA
- a CDS encoding NUDIX domain-containing protein: MDRNPDVVVRDVELTSRGWHVLRRTTFDYRRRDGRWETQQRETYDRGNGAVVLPYDAARGVVLLTRQFRYPAYVNDHPDGVLVEAAAGLLDGDDPAAAVRREAAEELGIALGPLTHVLDAYMSPGSVTERLHFYAAPYTAADRTGDGGGLEEEGEDIEVLELPFADALAMVRDGRVTDGKTVLLLQWAALDGPFAPHAKTPPPTAVTQVEGGVRGGA; the protein is encoded by the coding sequence CTGGACCGCAACCCCGACGTCGTGGTCCGTGACGTCGAGCTCACCTCGCGGGGCTGGCACGTGCTGCGGCGCACCACCTTCGACTACCGGCGCCGCGACGGACGCTGGGAGACCCAGCAACGCGAGACGTACGACCGGGGCAACGGCGCCGTCGTCCTGCCGTACGACGCCGCGCGCGGTGTCGTCCTGCTGACCCGCCAGTTCCGCTACCCGGCCTACGTCAACGACCACCCGGACGGCGTCCTCGTCGAGGCCGCCGCCGGGCTGCTCGACGGCGACGACCCGGCCGCCGCCGTCCGCCGCGAGGCCGCCGAGGAACTGGGCATCGCGCTCGGCCCGCTCACCCACGTCCTCGACGCGTATATGAGCCCCGGCTCGGTCACCGAACGCCTGCACTTCTACGCGGCCCCCTACACGGCGGCCGACCGCACCGGGGACGGCGGCGGTCTCGAGGAGGAGGGCGAGGACATCGAGGTGCTGGAGCTGCCCTTCGCCGACGCCCTCGCGATGGTCCGCGACGGCCGCGTCACCGACGGCAAGACCGTCCTGCTCCTGCAGTGGGCCGCTCTGGACGGCCCCTTCGCCCCCCATGCGAAAACACCCCCTCCGACCGCGGTTACGCAGGTCGAAGGGGGTGTACGGGGTGGAGCCTAG
- a CDS encoding DeoR/GlpR family DNA-binding transcription regulator, protein MLAAERRDHLLNLLAREGKIVAKEVAADLGISEDSVRRDLRDLAAEGLCQRVYGGALPVSPALADYDTRKAVTPDGKQKVAAVAAALVRPGSAVILDGGTTALAVARALAPDLDCTVITHSPTIAVALLGHPRAEVFLLGGCLFKHSAVACGAAAVEAAQNVSADLCLLGVTGVHPEAGLTTGDAEEAAMKRALAARAAETYVLASSEKIGTASRFRVLPWEEISGLITDADPAHAVVEQLTARGVEVLAAD, encoded by the coding sequence ATGCTGGCTGCCGAACGACGCGACCACCTGCTGAACCTTCTCGCCCGCGAGGGCAAGATCGTCGCCAAGGAGGTCGCCGCCGATCTGGGCATCTCCGAGGACAGCGTGCGGCGCGATCTGCGCGACCTCGCGGCCGAGGGGCTCTGTCAGCGGGTGTACGGCGGGGCGCTGCCCGTCTCCCCCGCGCTCGCGGACTACGACACCCGGAAGGCGGTCACCCCGGACGGGAAGCAGAAGGTCGCCGCGGTGGCCGCCGCGCTCGTCCGGCCGGGCAGCGCGGTGATCCTGGACGGCGGCACCACCGCGCTCGCGGTGGCCCGTGCCCTCGCGCCGGACCTGGACTGCACCGTGATCACCCACAGCCCGACCATCGCGGTCGCGCTGCTCGGCCATCCGCGGGCCGAGGTCTTCCTGCTCGGCGGGTGCCTCTTCAAGCACTCGGCGGTCGCCTGCGGCGCGGCCGCGGTGGAGGCCGCGCAGAACGTCTCGGCCGACCTGTGCCTCCTGGGCGTCACCGGCGTCCACCCCGAGGCGGGGCTGACCACCGGCGACGCCGAGGAGGCCGCGATGAAGCGCGCCCTGGCGGCACGGGCCGCGGAGACGTACGTCCTCGCCTCGTCCGAGAAGATCGGCACGGCCTCCCGGTTCCGCGTGCTGCCCTGGGAGGAGATCAGCGGACTGATCACCGACGCGGACCCCGCCCACGCGGTCGTCGAACAGCTCACGGCGCGCGGTGTGGAGGTCCTGGCGGCCGACTGA